One part of the Humulus lupulus chromosome 9, drHumLupu1.1, whole genome shotgun sequence genome encodes these proteins:
- the LOC133799779 gene encoding uncharacterized protein LOC133799779 produces MILSEFEINFVPQKKAIKGQALVDFLAAHPILDNMEMYEDLPDEEVSTIETSSWQLYFDGAAKKCAAGSGIVFVTPSRGLIPYFFHILAICTNNVAEYEALIIGLEIALVMQMQSLEVYGDSLLITKQINGEFVVKHEAFIPYREKAKHLIAQFQIITLNHVPRSKMAKLML; encoded by the coding sequence ATGATTTTGTCAGAGTTTGAAATCAACTTTGTCCCGCAAAAAaaagcaataaaaggacaagcattggttGATTTTCTGGCAGCGCACCCAATTCTAGACAATATGGAGATGTATGAAGATCTTCCAGACGAGGAGGTTTCCACAATTGAAACCTCATCTTGGCAACTTTACTTTGATGGGGCAGCAAAGAAGTGTGCGGCAGGTTCTGGCATTGTCTTTGTGACACCTTCTAGAGGGCTGATACCTTACTTTTTTCACATTTTGGCTATATGTACCAATAATGTAGCAGAATATGAAGCGTTAATAATCGGTCTTGAAATTGCACTTGTAATGCAAATGCAATCATTGGAGGTATATGGTGATTCTCTTTTGATTACCAAACAAATTAATGGTGAATTTGTAGTCAAGCATGAGGCTTTCATTCCTTATCGTGAGAAGGCTAAGCATTTGATTGCTCAATTCCAAATTATCACGTTAAATCATGTCCCTAGGTCAAAAATGGCAAAGCTGATGCTTTAG